The following coding sequences are from one Methanobrevibacter sp. window:
- a CDS encoding translation initiation factor IF-2 subunit beta, with product MDNYEDLLERAIDQLPPEVFEHKRFKIPKAYSDIQGNRTFIKNFKDVAEGLNRDPQHLLKFLMRELGTAGNIEGQRAILQGKFTHYLINERIEDYVDKYVICHECNRPDTRIIREGRIFLLKCAACGATAPLKSL from the coding sequence ATGGATAATTATGAAGATTTATTAGAAAGAGCAATAGACCAATTACCTCCTGAAGTATTTGAACACAAAAGATTCAAAATTCCTAAAGCTTATTCAGATATCCAAGGTAATAGAACTTTTATTAAAAACTTTAAAGATGTTGCAGAAGGTTTAAACAGAGACCCTCAACATTTATTAAAATTCTTGATGAGAGAATTAGGTACTGCAGGAAATATTGAAGGTCAAAGAGCAATCTTACAAGGTAAATTTACTCATTATTTAATTAATGAAAGAATTGAAGATTACGTAGACAAATACGTTATTTGTCACGAATGTAACAGACCAGATACAAGAATTATCAGAGAAGGTAGAATATTCTTACTTAAATGTGCTGCATGCGGTGCAACAGCACCTTTAAAATCATTATAA